The following DNA comes from Hippoglossus hippoglossus isolate fHipHip1 chromosome 12, fHipHip1.pri, whole genome shotgun sequence.
aacacacaacagacctGCAGACACATAGATCACTGACATGTGTGAGGCGGCGTCGTACCGATCTCGAGGCAGCTCCCAGACGGGGTCGTAGGGAAGCTCGTACTCGGACACTCCGGCCAGGATGGTGGTGGCCGCACTGGAGAGACGAGACTGACGCATCAGACACATCCCTGAATGCAGGGAGGACGAGGACTCGACCGACACCTGCAGACGCAGGAGAGACGAGGTGAGGGACGCCCTCTCTGGTCCAGGGACAGGAAACAGAGACGGACGCAGACGTCTTACCTGTCTCCTCAGGGGAATGCTCTTGGCTAATTTCTGGACAGCCAGCTGGCCGCTGAAGTCGCTTTTCTTCGGGGAGCAGCAGAGTCTGCAGACGACGGCGGTGacggtgaggatgatgatgatgaaaaaccCGAGGCAGTAGATGAAGATCTCCAGGTAGGTCTGGGAGGGCAGAGGGGCGGGGGGCAGGTCTGAGGTGGGAGGAGACACGTGTTAACAGAGAATCATTTCTGAAGTTAGGATTTAAAGTTTCTGAACATCGTTACAAACCCTTCACGACGTTGAGCCACGCAGAGTGATGAGAGACTCCGATGGAGTTTCCTGCCAAACACGTGTACTCGCCAGCGTCTTCCAGAGACACGTTGCTCAGGTTCAGAACCTCCATCTCTTTATCCGTCGTGTTCAAACCTGCCGTCTGAGGACGAGAGCAGCGTTAGATACGAGAGGCCGACAGGTCACCTGACTGATGATGAGCTCACCACACGAGTACAAGATCAccactgctgctggtgatgaagACAGAAGCTGTGTGTTCTGCATTAAAACCTCAGGAACAGTTCAGTCATCAGCAGAAATCTACAGCTCCTGCAAATCAGTTTAATCTACTCTCATGATTCATCATTGAAAAACAAGGTTCTGTTTCAATTCTTCAGTAAATCACCATTTGCTTAAGGgacaatgtaaaatgtttgtacaaTGTTTCTGCCACTAGGGGGCTCTCAATCAAAACAGGGACAAGACTTAGGGTGTTCGGAAAgtccaaatcatctcctttcctcaccactaaatcatctcctttcctcaccactaaatcatctcctttcctcatcactaaatcatctcctttcctcatcactaaatcatctcctttcctcagcactaaatcatctcctttcctcaccactaaatcatctcctttcctcatcactaaatcatctcctttcctcagcactaaatcatctcctttcctcagcactaaatcatctcctttcctcatcactaaatcatctcctttcctcagcactaaatcatctcctttcctcagcactaaatcatctcctttcctcatcactaaatcatctcctttcctcaccACTAAACCATCTCCTTTCCTCagcactaaatcatctcctttcctcagcactaaatcatctcctttcctcagcactaaatcatctcctttcctcaccactaaatcatctcctttcctcaccactaaatcatctcctttcctcaccacttaatcatctcctttcctcagcactaaatcatctcctttcctcagcactaaatcatctcctttcctcaccactaaatcatctcctttcctcagcactaaatcatctcctttcctcagcactaaatcatctcctttcctcaccacttaatcatctcctttcctcagcactaaatcatctcctttcctcagcactaaatcatctcctttcctcaccactaaatcatctcctttcctcaccactaaatcatctcctttcctcaccactaaatcatctcctttcctcaccACTCTTCCTCGACCCAGATGGAAAACGTCAcaaggtcaaggaaagatgtgaaggagaagccgtaaggagttaggaaaggagaatcCCTGTGCACAGATACAGGTCTGACCTCAGGTGAACCGGTTCCCTCTGGTCTCACCTTGAGAACCAGGACGTAGGGGTGTCCGTCCGGCCCCTCCCTGCTGCCATTGACCACGATGTGCTTGAGCCACTGGATGTGAGGCTGCGGGTCGCTGAACACCcgacacacaaactgcacgttgGTCCCAACGACCACCGTCTGGTTGGCGGGCAGCCCGGCCTGCAGGATCGGTCTGTGGGGGGAGCGCTCTGGAAAAGACCAGTTTCAAACATGTCAGAGGATCAGAGGACGTCCTGTTTCTCTCAGGAGACGTTTTCAGACCTGCTCTGAAGACTGGACATCTTCCTGAAATGTTCCGGAGGTTCTGCATGTGAGGACACTGGAACCTTTCTGGAACCTTCCCAGTGAGCGGGTGGACGCGTTGGAaagagtttatacgtcatgtcccgcctcctgctgctctacaggctccgcccctgctgctctacaggctccgcccctgctgctctacaggctccgcccctcgcctggatgtccccacatgttcctgtttgaaggagtcggacccgacaacctgctgctgcttcacaaacactcactaCAGGAAATGTCTGGACGATATTTTactcagttcatgtctgaaaacgtctcaGGATACGAACTCATGTTAGACAGTTAACACGTCATCATCGGGATTCAAACTCCTCTTACCGACTACGTCCAGCAGGTAGGTGTGTTCCAGGCTCCCGTACTCGTTCTTCACCACACATGTGTAGTTCCCTTTGTCTGATGGAACCACCGACTCCATAATCAGAGTCCAAATGTTATCTCTGATCTGAAAGATTCAAAACGGATCGATTCTAACAACTGTTTACGAGTCTGGGTTTGTTCTCGTCGTGTGATCGGTCGAACACAAACCTTGAAGCCTCCGATTCTTTGGTCCTTCCTGAACTCTTTTCCGTTCTTGTACCAGCGCAGAGTGGGTTTAGGGTTTCCCGACGCCTGGCACTTAAACTTCACAGTCCGACTGGCGGGAACGGCGTGGAGctgcttctccatcttctccggCACCACCCACTTAGGCGCCAACGCTAAGGAGGAGACGAGCACGATTACAACCCTTCACTTCagcaacagacaaacagaggaagaggaagaaacagtGCGAGACTCACTCTGGAGCTTTTCATTGCTTGTTGAGAGTTCATTGGagagtttgttttcctctgaggaTGACTCAtcgtcttcttcatcctcagacGACTTCACTGCGTCGACTACAAACAAAAGAAGTAGATGTTtagaagctgtgtgtgtgtgtgtgtgtgtgtgtgtgtgtgtgtgtgtgtgtgtgtgtgtgtgtgtgtgtgtgtgtgtgtgtgtgtgtctgtgtgtgagaagggGGCAGATTCTAAGGTGtctcagaacacacacacacagtccatctttatttacagtgtgtggtcCTGCTGTAATAATCCTCTGTCCTAAAGCTCTACAGACGTGTTCCTCTGTGAAACCTGCTGACGCCCTGTAGGCCCCCCCCCGCTCCTTTAATTCAGCTTGTTGAGGAGTTCAAGTCAAACTGAAGGggaacagacagaaaacaacctCTGGGACTTTCTGTAGCTGTGTGTTGTGGTGAGTGCAGCTGAGGGGAAACGTGCAGCGGCTGTGAAACACATCAAACACTTTATAAAAAGCAGCGTGCGTCTGGGCGGACGAGGACGAAGACGAGGACGAAGACGAGGACGAAGACGAGTCGACGCTGGACTGATCCTCGGTCTCAGCGGTTTGATTTCAGAGGATAAAGTTTCGTTTGAAACTGAGCGAGGTGGGAAATTTAAAACAGGTTTTGTTTATGAACGGCAGAGAGTTTGAATGTGATGCTGACTGACCAACACACAGCTGGAGTCCAGATGTTTGGAACAAAAACTACACTCACAGAAGGTAGAAAAGAGAATTCTGCAgatctgatcacacacacacacacacacacacacacacacacacacacacacacacacacacacacacacacacacacacacacacacacacacacacacacacacacacacacacacacacacacacacacacacacacacacacctcggtTACACCAGGAACAATCAACGTAACCACTTTCAGATGCTTCAGATCCAGAAACAGACAAAGCTGGAAAAAGTCACTTTCCTGTTGAAGAAATGAGCTCATTGGAAAGTTTTATAACTTTTTACATAATAAACAGAGTCTGAAGCAGCAGATCTGAGATCAGACGTGAAGGAGTCGTCTCAGACAAAAGACcaagaacaacaaacacaaagaaagggTACGAGCATGTGAGAGGAAtctgcagacgcacacacacacacaaataaataactcACTACAAATAtctgatgaaacaaacatgaaaatgcTTCCAATCGATTTGTATTTGATCAAAAGTCTCATTATTTCATGTGTCAGAATCAAACGTGACAAATAGCTGTTTGTCTATCGACTGAACAATTAATCAACAGATTATTTCAGGTCTGATGTAGAAACAAGGTTTTTGAATCACTTCTTCTTGACCTGCAGTTTCATCTTAACTTTAAAAACCTCCCAGCTCTTTATTCTCCTGAGGCTGTGAGAGTCTGATGAGATCCACACGCTTCA
Coding sequences within:
- the fgfr1b gene encoding fibroblast growth factor receptor 1b, which encodes MSSPRCFLLLSCLLLVLVQLPVTRCRPATEDTDTVDAVKSSEDEEDDESSSEENKLSNELSTSNEKLQTLAPKWVVPEKMEKQLHAVPASRTVKFKCQASGNPKPTLRWYKNGKEFRKDQRIGGFKIRDNIWTLIMESVVPSDKGNYTCVVKNEYGSLEHTYLLDVVERSPHRPILQAGLPANQTVVVGTNVQFVCRVFSDPQPHIQWLKHIVVNGSREGPDGHPYVLVLKTAGLNTTDKEMEVLNLSNVSLEDAGEYTCLAGNSIGVSHHSAWLNVVKDLPPAPLPSQTYLEIFIYCLGFFIIIILTVTAVVCRLCCSPKKSDFSGQLAVQKLAKSIPLRRQVSVESSSSLHSGMCLMRQSRLSSAATTILAGVSEYELPYDPVWELPRDRLMLGKPLGEGCFGQVVLAEAVGLDKNKPTRVSKVAVKMLKADATEKDLSDLISEMEMMKMIGKHKNIINLLGACTQDGALYVVVEYASQGNLREFLRTRRPVGLEYWSDTRQTSLDSLEMKELVSAAYQVARGMAYLASKKCIHRDLAARNVLVTDDNVMKIADFGLARDVHHIDYYKKTTNGRLPVKWMAPEALFDRVYTHQSDVWSFGVLLWEIFTLGGSPYPGVPVEELFKLLKEGHRMEKPPACTQELYLTMRDCWNAVPSRRPTFLQLVEDLDRTLSLSSNQEYLDLSVPLVQYSTISIAASTQSGNST